In Nostoc sphaeroides, the genomic window TCGTGTCGCCCACCCCACAAGAAGTAGTTGAGTATTTTTTTATTTGGAAGTCCTTTACACCTCGCGATATAATGTTGTACCGCACCTGAATGGGAACCGCTATAGGAGTTTAGAGATAGTTAGGAGTTAGGAGTGAAGAGTGAGGAGTTAGTTATTAGTTACAGCAGATTGCAAGTTGGTGAGGTACAGATAATTGTAAGGGCATGGCAGTGCCATGCCCCTACGGGTGTACCTCATTTACCTAAAATACGCTGTATATGGTAGTGCGTTAGGCTAAAGCCATAATACACTGTACAAAAGATTTACTCCTAACTTATAACTCCTAACTCAAAACTTCTATTCACCGTTGAAGCATTTTAGTTAGCTGATCCAACAATTGCACTTCTTGTTTGCTGTCTTCCAATGTTCGCGCCAGTATAATTGCCCTTTCGTAAAAATTCCGAGCAGTTAGATAATTACCTTGTTGCTTGTATAACTGAGCGTAAGACTCAAAAGATTTTAATTCTTCTCGCAAATTTTGCAATTCTTTAGCGAGTGTTAAACGTTGCTCTAGTAAATCAAAAGCTCGTTCATAGCGTCCGACAGCAGTGTGAGCAGTAACTAAACCGTCAATTGCCCGTAATTCATTAGTGCGATCGCGGTTTGTTTTTGCTATCCGCATTGCTGCCCCATAAGTGCCAATGGTATCTTGATAATTTCCAGATGCTAAGTAAGCATCTCCTAAATTATTTAAGGTATTTGCTTCACCGACGGCATCGCCAGTCTGACGGCGAAAAATTAAAGCATTTTCATACAATTTAATTGCCTTAAATTTAATTGCCTTATTATAATCTCCCAACCTGGCAGTTACTAATCCCAAATTACTTAAAGATAGCCCTTCTCCTTCAATGTTTTTGACACCGTGAGCAATTGCGAGTGCATCTTCAACAGAATTCCTGGCAGCAGCAAATTCTCCTTGTTGCAAGAAAAATGTACCGATATTATTTAGCACAAAAATCTGAGATTGGAAGTCTTTAGTATCACGAGCGATCGCTAATCCTCTTCTTAACGCATCTTCCGCTTCTTTTAAACTACCTAGCTGCACATAAGCCTTAGCAAGCAAATTGTAAGTTAGTCCTTGTGCTTTCAGGTCGCCAATTGCGTGATATAATTCCAATGCCCGCAAGCAAGACGCAATTGTTTTATCGGCATATCCTGAAGCGTATTGTTTCTCACCGATACGCAACAAGCTATCTGCTTTATCTCTTGATTGTCCCCCAACGGAACTATTTATTGGACGGTGGATTTGCTGCGTAATATCAACCGCACCCGCAGCTATGGGACTCAGCAAAAAAGTAAACAGTAAAAAGCCCTGTAAAAGTATTTGGAGACGAGAAATCACACCTACGTAAACTAATAGCCTGGGAAATACAAGCCGTTGTTTCATAAAAATTACCCCTATTGCGGGTTTAAGTAGAAGGTCTAAGAAAAAGTTTTAATTTTTTAATTGAAGACAAACAATATACGCATTTACACTTAAGTTATGATTGCGCTCAATCTTCCCCAAAGTATATAGCGCGGATATCTGTGGGTAATTTGTCCTCTAGCATACGATAGCCTTCCTGGAGAAAATCGGCTACTTCGTTAGGGGCGATCGCTTCTCCTTCGGCTTGCAGATAAGCAGCAATTCTAGTTTCACTCCAGTGGAAAGTTTGAGCCATTAACACGATTAATCGTAAAACTGGTGGTAGTTGGTCTAATGCCTGTTGTACATAGCACCATAATGGCGGCGAAGTAGCTTGCAAAGAATAATGAATTGATTCTGTGGGTGGTACTTTAATATCGTTAATACAGAAAGCTGTCATATTAATTAACCAATTTTGCATGGTTAAAGTTTCCTCGCCTGATTCAGAGGCGGTTAAATTTAGTCCACCGAGTTCGTAGTAGATATGTCGCCAGGTGAGGGCAAACAGATAATCTGCCTGCACAGGCGATCGCGCCGAATGCCGAATTAAGGTATACACTATGGGACTATAGCGGCAAAAAATCACCGTGAAGTACTTTCCGGCATCTGGATTTTGCTGAAACAGAGTCAGTAGTTCATGGTCACTGTGATGGAACAGCGACTTCACCAAGGGGTGATTAGCTTCGGGAAAATGAGGAATTTGCACAAGCCTTTGAGTTGATAGTTGTTAAAATAGTTTTGGGAATTGAACTCCCGTAGCTAATCGCATAATATCTTGGTGTTGTCCAGTTTGTAGCCCAAACTCAGACTAGTTGAATATTGATAAACTAGAAACAAAGACTTAATTTTAGTCTTAATCGACAATCATAAAATCGGCTCCCTTATAGAATCCTTATTTGTTCATGGTTATAGCAGTTAGTGTGATATCGTTCCTGCTCAGTCCCCTTACATTAGGCTCCTTTCTGCCTTCCCTGCCCTTAGATAGCCTGTTCTCCACCCAAGGCATTATGGTGATGCTGCTAGCAGCTTACGCTGGCGCAATGTGGATGTTTCTCACCAGTGCCCCAAAAGTACACACTGTAATGGTGTCGGATTTGGAGATTGCCCGACAGTTGTATGAAGGGCTGCTAGATTTGCCAGCAGCTGAGGTGCCATTGCACTACTACTACAATTACGAACAAACTATCGGCACAACTGGCATTGATCCACTATATATGTCTACTGGGCCGAGCTTGTCTAGCAAAATGATGAATAATGCCAACGATGGGCTGTGGTATCAATTGAAGAAAAACACCCAGCTACATGTCATTACTGGCGCGAGTTTAGGTAGCAAAAATCAGCAACGCCACGTTTGTTTTGATCACGACTGTCTGGAAATGATTTTAATGCGAGTTGAAGTGCGCGGTTTGAAATTCAAGATTCGCAACCAGAAGCCCCTGAATTTTTTGGTCAAGGACTATGAAGGGCGCGTGATTGAGGTGGCTGAAGTAGCGAATTAGTTGTTAGATTTTAGATTATTTTAGGTTGGGTGGTGCGTAGCTTGCCATATAGGCATCGCACCACCCAATATTTTTTAAGTCAATACGGTTCAGTTAAGGATTTTTGGTACTAATTTTAGACCTGTAGAGACGCGAAATTTCGCGTCTTTACCAAGGTTTTTGGGCTTAACTGAACTGTATTGTTTTTTAAGTAGC contains:
- a CDS encoding tetratricopeptide repeat protein gives rise to the protein MKQRLVFPRLLVYVGVISRLQILLQGFLLFTFLLSPIAAGAVDITQQIHRPINSSVGGQSRDKADSLLRIGEKQYASGYADKTIASCLRALELYHAIGDLKAQGLTYNLLAKAYVQLGSLKEAEDALRRGLAIARDTKDFQSQIFVLNNIGTFFLQQGEFAAARNSVEDALAIAHGVKNIEGEGLSLSNLGLVTARLGDYNKAIKFKAIKLYENALIFRRQTGDAVGEANTLNNLGDAYLASGNYQDTIGTYGAAMRIAKTNRDRTNELRAIDGLVTAHTAVGRYERAFDLLEQRLTLAKELQNLREELKSFESYAQLYKQQGNYLTARNFYERAIILARTLEDSKQEVQLLDQLTKMLQR
- a CDS encoding sigma-70 family RNA polymerase sigma factor; this translates as MQIPHFPEANHPLVKSLFHHSDHELLTLFQQNPDAGKYFTVIFCRYSPIVYTLIRHSARSPVQADYLFALTWRHIYYELGGLNLTASESGEETLTMQNWLINMTAFCINDIKVPPTESIHYSLQATSPPLWCYVQQALDQLPPVLRLIVLMAQTFHWSETRIAAYLQAEGEAIAPNEVADFLQEGYRMLEDKLPTDIRAIYFGED
- a CDS encoding glyoxalase-like domain protein translates to MVIAVSVISFLLSPLTLGSFLPSLPLDSLFSTQGIMVMLLAAYAGAMWMFLTSAPKVHTVMVSDLEIARQLYEGLLDLPAAEVPLHYYYNYEQTIGTTGIDPLYMSTGPSLSSKMMNNANDGLWYQLKKNTQLHVITGASLGSKNQQRHVCFDHDCLEMILMRVEVRGLKFKIRNQKPLNFLVKDYEGRVIEVAEVAN